In the Streptomyces sp. 3214.6 genome, CGCACGGGTCCCTCGGCCCCGAGCTGCTGGCCGACCGGCCGGTGGAGGAGCGGCTGCGGCCCCACTGGTCGGTCACCTGGGCCGTGCCCGTCGACGAGGACGGGGCGCCCGTGCGGCCGCGCACCACCCCCGTCGTCCACGCGCCGACCCCCAGCGACGAGTCCCTCGGCGTGCCCGCCCTGCTCATCGCCTCCTTCCCGCTCGACACCACCCGCCGGCACGCCGCCCCGGGCCCGCTCACCGACCACCTCGTGCAGCGGGCGGCGGACGTGTACGCGGAACTCCTCGCGGGCTGGCGGCCGGTGGGCGCCGGGATCATCGACCTGGTGCCCGGCCCGCTGGGCAAGGGCGAGCTGGACGGGGCCCTTCGTCAGGCCGTCCTCGAACGGCTGCCGCGGACCGCCTTCCTGCCGCCCGCCGTCGAGCCCCCCAAGAACCGGGACGACGAGGACGCCGAGCACGACGTCGAGCTTCCCGAAGCTCTCCGGCCCCGGGACGCCGAGGTCGTCGAGGGCGCGGGCGCCGAGACCGTGCGGGTCCTGGCCGAGGTGCTGCCGACCCTGCTTCCCGCCGGGCTGGAGCGGCGGGCGGAGCTGCGCACGCTGGGCGTGGCCCGGATCCCGCTCGCCGACGCGATCGACCGGCTGGCCGGTCTGGAGAAGGACCCGCAGTGGTGGTACCGGCTCTACGACAGCCTCGCCGGGGTCGATCCCGACCGGCTCTCGGGGCTGCCCGTGCCGCTCGCCGACCGGCGGACCACCATCGGCCCGCGCCAGGTGCTGCTGCCCCTCCCCGACGGGCCCACCCCCGACGACACCTGGGCCGCCACCTCCGCCTCCCTCGCCCGGCTCGGCCTCAAGGTCGCCCACCGGGACGCCGCGCACCCCCTCCTGGAGAAGCTCGGCGCCCTGCCCGCCACGCCCCGAGCCGTCCTGACCACCCCGCAGGTGCGGGCCGCCGTCGCCGCCTCCCTGGACGACGACGGCGGCGCCTGGGACGACCAGGACACCCCGGACGCCGAAGAACTCGCCGACCTGGTCCTCGCCCTCGTCCGGGACGCCGGCCTGGAGCCCGGCGACGAGCCCTGGCTGGGCGCCCTCGCCCTGCCCGACGAGGACGGCGAACTCGTCCCCGCCGGTGAACTCGTCCTCCCCGGCAGCCCCTTCGCCTCCGTCATCCGGGAGGACGAACTCGCCGCCGTCGACACCGAGTTGGCGGACAAATGGGGTGAACAGCCGCTCGCGGCCTGTGGCGTCCTCGCCGACTTCGCACTTGTCCGCGCCGCGGACGTCGTCCTCGACCCGGACGAACTGGAGCCCCGCGACGGCGACTTCGCCGAACCCGACGACCCCGGGCTGCTGGACGCCGTCGACGTGTGGTGCGAGGACATCCTCGACCGCTTCCCCGACTCGCCCGTACCGCCCGTCGCCACCGAACTCGTCGCCGTCCGCGACCTCGACCTCGTCGACGAGGACCGCTGGCCGCAGGCCCTCGCGCTGCTCGCCCGGCCGCCGCTGCGCGACGCCCTCACCCAGCCCGTCCGCATCCTCCTCCCGGACGGCACCCACGAGGTCGTACGGCCCTACACCGCATGGTGGCTGCGCGGAAACCCGGTGCTCGACGGCCGCCGCCCGGCCGGCCTGCTGGCCGCCGGCGGCGACCCGCTCCTGCACGGCCTGTACGACGAGGCCGACGCCACCGGGTTCGACGACGAGCAGGTCCTGCGGGCGCTGGGCGTACGGACGTCCGTGGCGGCCCTCCTCGACGAGCCCGGCGGCGCCGCCGAACTCCTCGACCGGCTCGCCGACCCCGAACGCCCCGTCACCTCCGCCCAACTGCACGGGCTCTACGGCGCGTTGGCCGAACTGGACCCCGAGCAGGTGACCCTGCCGGACGAGCTGCGGGCCGTCGTCGACGGACGGGTCGAGGTCGTGGACGCAGCCGACGCCGTCGTCGTCGACTCGCCCGACCTGCTCCCCTTCACGGAGGGCGTCCCGCTGCTCCCCGTACGCCCGTCCCGGGCGGCCGAACTCGCCGAGCTGTTCCAGGTGCGGCGACTGAGCGAGTCCGTCACGGGGGCCGTCGACTCCGAGGGCGCCGAGCACGACGTACCGGAGTCGGTGCGGGTGCTGCTCGGGCCGCTCACCCCCGCCACCTACGTCGAGCACGAGGAACTCGTCGTCGACGGCGTGGAGATCGACTGGCGGCTGACGGACGACGGCGTCCTGCACGCCGCCACCCTGGAGGGCGTCGCCGCGGGGCTCGCCTGGGCGGCCCGCCAGTGGCCGCGCCGCTTCGAGGTCGCGGCCCTCCTCGAGGACCCGTCACGGACGGCGGAACTGGCCCGCGACCGCTGGTTCGACTGAGGGTGTTCGACTGAGGGCTCGGGTGAAGAATTTCCCCACGAATTCCTCACGGGACGTACAACCATCCGTCCCCGTCGGCGATCTGATGAGGTGAGTCAACAGACTCCACCATCACTTTGGGCCCCGGATGTGACGACGAGCCGTGTGAGCGGCCACCGTCCGGGGCCCCTCTCCTCAGGGGGAACGCACATGCGCATTCGCGCCACCGTGGTCGCCGTCACCGGCGCCGTGGCCCTGTCCGCCCTCGCCGTGCCCGCCGCGCAGGCCACCGGCAGCGGCTCGCACAACCCCGTCGACACTCTGAAGGCCCTCCACGCGGCCGCCTCCGGCAAGAGCGCCTTCACCGGTTCGACCGCCGCCGACACCGGCAAGCCGTACGCGCTGGACGCCAAGTTCGGCAACGTCCGCATCAACAACGGCAAGCCGATCGTCGCGAGCACCGGCGGCAAGGTCACCGCCCCGGTCACCTTCACGGTGACGCACGGCGCGGGCGTCGACGTCACCGCGGACGACACCGAGCTGGACCTGCTCATCTACCGCGGCAAGTCCGACGAGCCGGACAACTTCCTCATCGGTGACGACTGGCCGTCCTGCACCAACACCTCGGCCACGGTCGCCACCTGCAAGAGCACCATCGACATCCTCCCGGGTGAGGAGCTGGAGAACGCCGACGCCACCACGTGGAAGGCGACCGGCTACATCGTCGACTGGAACGACGTCGACCCGAACGCCGACAACATCGACTTCAGCAAGGTCGGCTACGTCGAGGCCGACTCCCTGGCCGCCACCAAGCTGCAGCGCCTGTCCAAGCTGACGGTCAACGCCGCGCCGGAGCCGGTGAAGAAGGGCCGGACCATCACCGTCACGGGCCGCCTGACCCGCGCCAACTGGGACACCGGCACGTACACCGGTTACGCCGGCGTCTACGCCCAGCTGCAGTTCCGCAAGAAGGGCGCCACCACCTACAGCACGGTGAAGTCCGTCAAGGCCACCTCCACCGGCGGTCTGGCCACCACCGTCAAGGCGGGCGTGGACGGCTACTACCGCTACTTCTTCGTCGGCACCACGACCTCCCCGGCGGCCGTCGCCGCGGGTGACTTCGTCGACGTGAAGTAGGACGGGCGAACCAGCGCGGCAGCGGAACAAGAGCGGCCGGGCCCGGGATTCCGGGGCCGGCCGTTCGCTGCTCTTTCCCCACTTCTTACCTCACCTTGTACAACTGGCCCTGCCCGTCACGGATCTCACCTCATGAGTCAACAGACTCAGAGATCACTCCTCTCCTCTGGGGAACGCACATGCGCATACGCGCCATCGTGGTCGCCTCCTCCGGCGCCCTCGCCCTCTCCGCCCTCGCCGTCCCGTCCGCGCAGGCCGCGCCTTCGGCCGCGCCGAGCGTCACCTTCTCCAACATGAAGGTCAACGCGGGCAAGGCCGTCGTGGTCGGCCCCTCGGCCAAGGTCACCGTCACCGCCACGTACACCGTGACGAAGCCCGCGAACCTCAGCGCGAGCTCCTTCGAGAGCGGCCCGCTGCTCTACCGCGGCACCACGCTCAACGCGCAGTCCCAGATCATCGGCGGCGACGACCCGGGCACCTGCACCGCGGCCTCCGCGACGGTCCTCAAGTGCACGGCGAAGATCCAGTTCCGGCCGACCGAGTCCGAGGACTTCGACGACCTGGCCAACAGCCAGGCCGGCACCTGGAAGGTGGGCGCGCTCGCCGTCCCCAAGAACGCCACCGGCCTCACCGACTTCAAGTGGCAGAGCAACCTCGGCGCCGTCAACGTGCAGCGCCAGGCGCAGCTGACGACGGACGCCGCGCCGGAGCCGGTGAAGAAGGGCAAGACCCTCACCGTCACGGGCAAGCTGAGCCGCGCCAACTGGGACACCAACAAGTACGCCGGTTACGCGGCCCAGCCGGTGAAGCTGCAGTTCCGCAAGAAGGGCAGCACCGTCTACACCACCGTCAAGACCGTCAAGACCAGCTCGACCGGAGTCCTGAAGACCACGGTCACCGCCTCCGTGGACGGGTACTACCGCTACACCTTCGCCGGCACCACGACGACGCCGGCGATCAGCGCGGCGGGCGACTTCGTCGACGTGCAGTAGCCCCTAGGCAGGAAAGCGGCGGTCGACCCATTTCCAGGAGAACTCCAGGGCGACCGCCGCCACCGCCGCCACACCCACCGCGATCCACGGCATCGTCACCCCGACCAGCTTCAGCGCGAAGAAGTGCTGGAGCCACGGGATCACCAGGACGAGCAGGAACGCCACGCCCATCGAGGCCACCAGCAGCACCCGCCACCAGGTGTACGGGCGGGCGATGATCGCCAGCACCCACATCGAGATCAGGAACAGCGTGAGGGTCGCCGCGCTGGTCTCGGCGTCCAAGGAGCCCTCGCCGACGTAGTAGTGACGGGCGATCAGATACGTCACGAAGGTCGCGACGCCCGCGATCACCCCGCCCGGGATCGAGTACCGCATCACCCGCCGTACGAAGTGCGGGCGGGCCCGTTCCGTGTTGGGGGCGAGGGCGAGGAAGAACGCCGGGATGCCGATGGTGAGGGTGGACAGCAGCGTCAGATGACGGGGCAGGAACGGGTATTCGACCTGCCAGCACACCACCAGCAGCGCCAGCAGCACCGAGTAGACCGTCTTCACCAGGAACAGGGTCGCCACGCGGGTGATGTTGCCGATGACCCGCCGGCCCTCCGCGACCACCGACGGCAGGGTCGCGAAGCTGTTGTTCAGCAGCACGATCTGCGCGACCGCCCGGGTGGCCTCGGAGCCCGACCCCATCGCCACGCCGATGTCGGCGTCCTTCAGCGCGAGGACGTCGTTGACGCCGTCCCCGGTCATCGCGACCGTGTGGCCGCGGGACTGGAGCGCGCCGACGATGTCCCGCTTCTGCTGCGGGGTGACCCGCCCGAACACGGTGCCCTCGTCCAGGGCCTGCCCCATGCCGGCCTGGTCGGCGGGCAGGCGGCGGGCGTCCACCGTGCCGCCGTCGAGCCCCAGCTTCGCGGCGACCGCCCCCACCGACACCGCGTT is a window encoding:
- a CDS encoding sacsin N-terminal ATP-binding-like domain-containing protein; this encodes MSKFVRPAPEGADPFGTARLRRGVLDAWATSPARFREDANAEEDLVLGGYRDRLVVELAQNAADAAARAGVPGRLRLTLRDGVLVAANTGAPLDAAGVESLATLRASAKREAQQSAVAVGRFGVGFAAVIAVTDEPAVVGRHGGVRWSLAEARELARDTARHSPGLGDEIRRRDGHVPLLRLPFAAQGTAPDPYDTAVILPLRDPAAADLAERLLTAVDDALLLALPGLEEVVIEIDDQAPRTLSRFVDGAVTVVEDTRDGSTRWRVAAAHGSLGPELLADRPVEERLRPHWSVTWAVPVDEDGAPVRPRTTPVVHAPTPSDESLGVPALLIASFPLDTTRRHAAPGPLTDHLVQRAADVYAELLAGWRPVGAGIIDLVPGPLGKGELDGALRQAVLERLPRTAFLPPAVEPPKNRDDEDAEHDVELPEALRPRDAEVVEGAGAETVRVLAEVLPTLLPAGLERRAELRTLGVARIPLADAIDRLAGLEKDPQWWYRLYDSLAGVDPDRLSGLPVPLADRRTTIGPRQVLLPLPDGPTPDDTWAATSASLARLGLKVAHRDAAHPLLEKLGALPATPRAVLTTPQVRAAVAASLDDDGGAWDDQDTPDAEELADLVLALVRDAGLEPGDEPWLGALALPDEDGELVPAGELVLPGSPFASVIREDELAAVDTELADKWGEQPLAACGVLADFALVRAADVVLDPDELEPRDGDFAEPDDPGLLDAVDVWCEDILDRFPDSPVPPVATELVAVRDLDLVDEDRWPQALALLARPPLRDALTQPVRILLPDGTHEVVRPYTAWWLRGNPVLDGRRPAGLLAAGGDPLLHGLYDEADATGFDDEQVLRALGVRTSVAALLDEPGGAAELLDRLADPERPVTSAQLHGLYGALAELDPEQVTLPDELRAVVDGRVEVVDAADAVVVDSPDLLPFTEGVPLLPVRPSRAAELAELFQVRRLSESVTGAVDSEGAEHDVPESVRVLLGPLTPATYVEHEELVVDGVEIDWRLTDDGVLHAATLEGVAAGLAWAARQWPRRFEVAALLEDPSRTAELARDRWFD